The Streptomyces laurentii genome contains a region encoding:
- a CDS encoding major facilitator superfamily MFS_1 (MFS/sugar transport protein; pfam13347;~Major facilitator superfamily MFS_1 [Streptomyces fulvissimus DSM40593];~UniProt-pubmed:21551311; UniProt-pubmed:20567260;~identified by MetaGeneAnnotator; putative;~melibiose:sodium symporter; Provisional; cl15392), whose amino-acid sequence MVTNQLPTRSLGLARTLPYGGRVDRRTLGEAASPSQHLGRRPCPEPTAPDPAGTPPGRSGPGGGAAGPGSGTGAGAATPPGPPLPRTVRIGYGLGSLATGTFGTVPGLILLSYLTDVPAVPAVPAAVAGAAVFLPKAWDVLVNPLIGAAADRSRAHGGSRRPFLLAGAVTLPPLFALIFAAPPLHGTGAAVYVAVLFLCAATAYAVFQVPYVTMPAEMTEDPVERGRVLGWRVGFLGAAIP is encoded by the coding sequence GTGGTGACGAACCAACTCCCAACCAGATCACTAGGACTGGCCCGAACCCTCCCTTACGGTGGGCGAGTTGATCGTCGCACCCTCGGGGAGGCGGCTTCCCCCTCCCAGCATCTGGGACGACGCCCATGCCCCGAGCCCACCGCCCCGGACCCCGCGGGCACCCCGCCGGGTCGGTCCGGACCCGGCGGCGGCGCGGCCGGACCTGGCTCGGGCACCGGTGCTGGTGCCGCCACTCCGCCGGGTCCGCCCCTGCCCCGTACCGTCCGGATCGGGTACGGGCTCGGCTCGCTGGCCACGGGCACCTTCGGCACCGTCCCCGGGCTGATCCTGCTCTCCTACCTGACCGACGTGCCGGCCGTGCCGGCCGTGCCGGCGGCGGTGGCCGGTGCCGCCGTCTTCCTGCCCAAGGCGTGGGACGTCCTGGTCAATCCGCTGATCGGGGCGGCCGCCGACCGCAGCCGGGCGCATGGCGGCTCCCGCCGGCCGTTCCTGCTGGCGGGAGCGGTGACCCTGCCGCCGCTGTTCGCGCTGATCTTCGCCGCTCCCCCGCTGCACGGTACCGGCGCCGCCGTCTACGTGGCCGTGCTGTTCCTGTGCGCGGCGACCGCGTACGCCGTGTTCCAGGTGCCGTACGTGACGATGCCGGCCGAGATGACCGAGGACCCGGTGGAACGCGGCCGGGTGCTGGGCTGGCGGGTCGGGTTCCTGGGCGCGGCCATACCGTGA
- a CDS encoding phosphotransferase (identified by MetaGeneAnnotator; putative;~sequence version:1), translated as MHELRSAVVLVTGVMASGKSTVAQLLAERLPGSVHLRGDGFRQMIVSGRCRSASLKTSGSSLLSPTTHNPQPTTDRNQAPPVSQTPNWYGNRLMW; from the coding sequence TCCGTTCCGCAGTCGTGCTCGTCACGGGTGTCATGGCGTCCGGGAAGTCCACCGTGGCCCAACTGCTGGCCGAGCGACTGCCGGGCTCCGTGCACCTGCGCGGCGACGGCTTCCGGCAGATGATCGTGTCCGGTCGCTGCCGCTCGGCCTCACTCAAGACCAGCGGCTCCAGCCTGTTGTCACCCACAACCCACAACCCACAACCCACAACAGACCGAAACCAAGCGCCGCCCGTCAGCCAGACCCCGAATTGGTACGGAAATCGACTCATGTGGTGA
- a CDS encoding hypothetical protein (identified by MetaGeneAnnotator; putative;~sequence version:1), whose protein sequence is MDFSLFYFADDSTPDGDAGRYELLLEGARFADRHGFRAVWTPERHFHPFGGLYPNPSVVGAALAMVTNTVAIRAGSVVAPLHHPLRIAEEWSVVDNLSGGRAGVSLASGWHPVDFALGRVPYEDRKRALADGIEQLRGLWRGDGHEVVDGNGVPATVRIFPPPVQRELPLWVTSAGDAGTFRTAAATRAGVLTHLLHQDVDELAAKIAAYRRTARETHDGWEGHVVLMLHTFLGTDRDEVRATVDGPLRAYLRSSVHLLARSFGALDPDFDIDALEDEDLDFLVDQSFDTYFGQRGLFGTVEDAAPVVERLRGAGVDEIACLIDFGIGTKTVLDGLHHLNTLREASAAH, encoded by the coding sequence ATGGACTTCAGCCTTTTCTACTTCGCCGACGACAGCACACCGGACGGGGACGCCGGACGGTACGAACTCCTCCTTGAGGGAGCCCGGTTCGCCGACCGGCACGGCTTCCGCGCCGTGTGGACGCCCGAACGCCACTTCCATCCCTTCGGGGGGCTCTACCCGAACCCGTCGGTGGTGGGCGCCGCCCTGGCGATGGTCACGAACACCGTCGCCATCCGCGCCGGGAGCGTCGTCGCGCCCCTCCACCACCCGCTGCGGATCGCCGAGGAATGGTCGGTCGTGGACAACCTCTCCGGCGGCCGGGCCGGAGTGTCCCTCGCGTCCGGCTGGCACCCGGTGGACTTCGCGCTCGGCCGGGTGCCGTACGAGGACCGCAAACGCGCGCTGGCCGACGGCATCGAGCAGCTCCGCGGGCTGTGGCGCGGGGACGGCCACGAGGTCGTGGACGGCAACGGCGTCCCGGCGACCGTACGGATCTTCCCGCCGCCGGTGCAGCGGGAGCTGCCGCTCTGGGTGACCAGCGCCGGCGACGCCGGCACCTTCCGTACGGCGGCGGCCACGCGGGCCGGGGTCCTCACCCATCTGCTGCACCAGGACGTCGACGAACTCGCCGCGAAGATCGCCGCGTACCGGCGGACCGCGCGGGAGACGCACGACGGCTGGGAGGGGCATGTCGTCCTGATGCTGCACACCTTCCTCGGCACCGACCGGGACGAGGTGCGCGCCACCGTCGACGGGCCGCTGCGCGCCTACTTGAGGAGTTCGGTCCATCTCCTCGCCCGCTCGTTCGGCGCCCTCGACCCGGACTTCGACATCGACGCGCTGGAGGACGAGGACCTCGACTTCCTCGTCGACCAGTCCTTCGACACCTACTTCGGGCAACGGGGACTGTTCGGGACGGTGGAGGACGCGGCGCCGGTCGTGGAGCGACTGCGCGGCGCCGGTGTGGACGAGATCGCCTGCCTGATCGACTTCGGCATCGGCACCAAGACCGTCCTGGACGGACTGCACCACCTGAACACCCTGCGCGAAGCATCCGCGGCGCACTGA
- a CDS encoding pyridoxal-dependent decarboxylase (Glutamate decarboxylase and related PLP-dependent proteins [Aminoacid transport andmetabolism]; COG0076;~Pyridoxal-dependent decarboxylase [Streptomyces fulvissimus DSM40593];~UniProt-pubmed:21059706; cofactor:Pyridoxal phosphate (By similarity);~identified by MetaGeneAnnotator; putative;~tyrosine decarboxylase MnfA; TIGR03812), with the protein MTGPGGEPDLSLVLHVADEMRERGWYLQPQLSFDGLPPNLHLTLTPATVDRVGALLADLTGSLAAARALEPVVVDPGLRDLAEGLAPDTLTPEEVAGFLAFAGLGSADGQGLPSRMAPVLALLDALPPRLKERLLAEFIASLIRV; encoded by the coding sequence GTGACCGGCCCCGGCGGCGAACCGGATCTGAGCCTGGTGCTGCATGTCGCCGACGAGATGCGGGAGCGCGGCTGGTACCTCCAGCCCCAGCTCTCCTTCGACGGTCTGCCGCCCAATCTGCACCTGACGCTCACCCCGGCGACCGTCGACCGGGTCGGCGCGCTCCTCGCCGACCTCACCGGCTCCCTCGCCGCGGCGCGGGCTCTCGAACCGGTCGTGGTGGATCCGGGGCTGAGGGACCTGGCCGAGGGCCTCGCCCCCGACACGCTCACCCCGGAAGAGGTGGCCGGGTTCCTGGCCTTCGCCGGCCTGGGCAGCGCTGACGGTCAAGGGCTGCCGTCGCGGATGGCACCGGTGCTGGCCTTGCTGGACGCGCTGCCACCACGTCTGAAGGAGCGGCTGCTGGCGGAGTTCATCGCGTCCCTGATCCGCGTCTGA
- a CDS encoding hypothetical protein (identified by MetaGeneAnnotator; putative;~sequence version:1), translated as MSGDRCVRAVTAFAAAVNLAMAGLQAVQIVFLVRTVGVGSDTLGWLVSCGGLGGVLGGLVAGRLARRLGTARTLLVLQFTAAPFGLLAALAGPGPRLVFYVLGTAVLFAGAVACNVVIVSFRQAYCPPELLGRVTATTLFLNYSTIPVGALLGGSLASVLGARPAMWSVTAALVAAGGFLLVKPLRGLRDLPGAPVTES; from the coding sequence GTGTCCGGAGACCGGTGCGTCCGGGCCGTCACCGCGTTCGCCGCGGCCGTCAACCTGGCGATGGCGGGCCTCCAGGCCGTCCAGATCGTCTTCCTCGTACGGACCGTCGGCGTCGGTTCCGACACGCTCGGCTGGCTCGTCTCCTGCGGCGGCCTCGGCGGGGTGCTCGGCGGCCTCGTGGCCGGCCGGCTCGCCCGGCGTCTGGGCACGGCGCGCACGCTGCTGGTCCTCCAGTTCACCGCCGCGCCGTTCGGGCTGCTCGCCGCGCTCGCCGGCCCGGGGCCGAGGCTGGTGTTCTACGTGCTGGGCACGGCCGTGCTGTTCGCCGGGGCCGTGGCCTGCAACGTCGTCATCGTCAGCTTCCGGCAGGCGTACTGCCCGCCCGAGTTACTGGGGCGCGTCACCGCGACCACCCTCTTCCTCAACTACAGCACCATCCCGGTCGGCGCTCTGCTGGGCGGCTCGCTCGCCTCCGTCCTCGGCGCCCGCCCCGCGATGTGGAGCGTCACGGCCGCACTGGTGGCCGCCGGCGGATTCCTGCTCGTGAAACCACTGCGCGGCCTCCGCGACCTGCCGGGCGCACCAGTCACCGAGAGTTGA
- a CDS encoding permease, MFS-type (H+ Antiporter protein; TIGR00900;~Permease, MFS-type [Saccharothrix espanaensis DSM44229];~identified by MetaGeneAnnotator; putative) codes for MLELLKDRTYLRYWLAVVASFLGDAITKITLIYVVATGTSNPVLYVSLVVIAQLLPSGVLGAFVGPLADRVPARVLMVGSDLVRAVLALLMIAVRDSPLPLLALILLSGIGKAVFETARISAVPLIVRGHSIPTAVALFQSTNHTLNLVGPAMGGVLLALGSVPVVFVLDAASFVISALLLFGMAVLKEVPVPAAAGVARESYGRSLRVGLGGVMAVPSLRFLSVVLVPVMLALGLFSTNLNTQLLSGFRLGAFDYGLAQAAFGAGSVVGALAGPPLVRRAGNRRLLIGAIALFAVSLLLLDPAGRLRDGLGVSAVLVWCLVAGLGSGLFQVPVANTLLSDLPAELRGRGVGLLNALMVNFMIIGVVLGGVAADLAGIGRSIVLTGAVLLPVALLLAVSPLGRTRATAEPEAVS; via the coding sequence ATGCTCGAACTGCTCAAAGACCGCACGTACCTCCGCTACTGGCTGGCGGTCGTGGCGTCGTTCCTCGGGGACGCCATCACCAAGATCACCTTGATCTACGTGGTGGCGACCGGGACGTCGAACCCCGTCCTGTACGTGTCCCTCGTCGTCATCGCCCAGTTGCTGCCGTCCGGGGTGCTCGGCGCCTTCGTCGGCCCGCTGGCCGACCGGGTGCCGGCCCGGGTCCTGATGGTCGGCTCGGACCTGGTCCGGGCCGTCCTGGCGCTGCTGATGATCGCCGTCCGGGACTCGCCGCTGCCGCTGCTGGCGCTGATCCTGCTGAGCGGCATCGGCAAGGCGGTCTTCGAGACGGCGCGGATCAGCGCGGTGCCGCTGATCGTGCGGGGCCACAGCATCCCCACGGCGGTGGCGCTGTTCCAGTCGACCAACCACACCCTGAACCTGGTCGGCCCCGCCATGGGCGGTGTGCTGCTCGCCCTCGGCAGCGTCCCGGTGGTCTTCGTCCTCGACGCGGCGTCCTTCGTGATCTCCGCGCTGCTGCTCTTCGGCATGGCCGTGCTGAAGGAGGTGCCCGTCCCGGCCGCGGCGGGCGTCGCGCGCGAGTCGTACGGGCGGTCGCTGCGCGTCGGGCTCGGCGGCGTGATGGCCGTGCCGTCGCTGCGCTTCCTCTCCGTCGTGCTCGTGCCGGTCATGCTGGCGCTGGGCCTGTTCAGCACCAACCTCAACACCCAGCTGCTGTCCGGATTCCGCCTCGGGGCGTTCGACTACGGCCTCGCGCAGGCGGCGTTCGGCGCCGGATCGGTCGTCGGGGCGCTGGCCGGGCCGCCGCTGGTACGGCGAGCCGGCAACCGGCGGCTGCTGATCGGGGCGATCGCGTTGTTCGCCGTGTCGCTGCTGCTCCTGGATCCCGCCGGGCGGCTGCGAGACGGACTGGGGGTGTCGGCGGTACTCGTGTGGTGTCTGGTGGCGGGCCTCGGCTCGGGGCTCTTCCAGGTGCCGGTGGCCAACACCCTGCTGAGCGATCTGCCCGCGGAACTGCGCGGCCGTGGCGTCGGCCTGCTCAACGCGCTCATGGTCAACTTCATGATCATCGGCGTGGTGCTCGGGGGCGTCGCCGCCGACCTGGCGGGCATAGGCCGGTCCATCGTCCTCACCGGCGCGGTGCTGTTGCCCGTCGCCCTGCTCCTCGCCGTCTCCCCGCTCGGCCGGACCCGCGCCACCGCCGAACCGGAAGCCGTCTCGTAA
- a CDS encoding non-ribosomal peptide synthetase (identified by MetaGeneAnnotator; putative;~sequence version:1), giving the protein MVTSAIDLLARFLREAARHPERAAVVTPSESVTFGALGERVEWLARALRAAGAGPGAVVALQLPRGVDLVAARLAVWWAGAAYVSLDPARPAEQARLLAEESGARVVVAAGPDGSVWPADTRRLDLAATPGLLVSGAAPAAHEVPDDSPAYVVPRAGVTVTRRDLADRVRAWEDRGVCPPLPARVAWNTDLGSAAPVPQWVRVCRGDTLLLPTGELSADPRLFARFLSAYGATDLDTTPSHWEVLRPYVVPGGKSGTPLRLFLDGEPTSQAPDANLPAEAPQFLGLFEKLAGTTPNATALLFGEEAVSYAELDARANRLAHVLAARGAGPETVVASALDRSVELVVAVLAVMKSGAAHLPVDPGYPEPRIAHILGDAAPALLLADAGTVLPAGVAVPRVDLDDPETRAALRRAPASGPPDGARRTAGDLPAYVIYTSGSTGLPKGVAVTRSGLANLAAHQRATLAVDAGSRVLQFASPSFDAFFWELAMTLSAGAALVLAPARGLLPGPGLCRLADERRVTHATLPPSVLRVLTPDALPRVRVLVAAGEALDAGLRRRWAPGRTLINAYGPTETTVCATMSRPLTEDAAVPPIGGAIRNTRLHVLDAALRPVPAGVAGDLYVAGAGLARGYLGRPGLTAQRFVADPYGPAGTRMYRTGDLARWNTSGELEFAGRTDDQVKVRGHRIEPGEIEARLTAHPRVSAAAVTVREDRDGDRRLVAYVHRDALTSAHPSETDRVAEWRRVHDAVPDEAEPAAFGEDFTGWRSGYDGSAIPVENLREWRDATVRGIRALRPRRILELGVGSGLLLSQLASEAETYWGLDLSPRVIERLRAQVDERPDLAGRVVLRSGPADDHEGVPRGYFDAVVLNSVVQYFPSGRYLARVLALAAAALAPGGSVFVGDVRHRGLADVFHGAVAARSTGAGPGSAEHRRAVARGLATEPELLVDPEFFRSLTAAAEDPGPLFTSCDVRLKRGTHHDELTRYRYDVVLRRTGDARPRSGAVTELLWGADVRTLDELATALRDRARDAVPVRLAGVPNARLAEDLRASGVSPVSGQDPEDLARLGERLGYRVAVRWSAKAGPDHVDVEFACGERDFPEEAEAGTGPAGDPERHVNMPFAMSDDAEIAASVGAWAAAYLPGYMVPSAIVVLDEFPLTPHGKLDRAALPAPDGPRGARRGTGRPPRTPQEAALCRMYAEILGLPAPEPTEPAASPAGEGAPGDTAYAVGVDDNFFELGGHSLLVTRLVGRVRAELGVELHVGAVFDTPTPAGLASRLTGARKARPALRRMPRPD; this is encoded by the coding sequence GTGGTCACCAGCGCGATCGACCTCCTCGCACGCTTTCTGCGGGAGGCGGCCCGGCATCCGGAGCGTGCCGCCGTGGTCACGCCGTCGGAGTCGGTGACGTTCGGCGCGCTGGGCGAGCGGGTGGAGTGGCTGGCCCGGGCGCTGCGCGCGGCCGGCGCGGGGCCCGGGGCGGTCGTCGCGCTGCAACTCCCGCGCGGTGTCGACCTGGTGGCGGCGAGGCTCGCGGTGTGGTGGGCCGGCGCGGCGTACGTGTCGCTCGATCCGGCCCGTCCGGCGGAACAGGCGCGTCTGCTCGCCGAGGAGTCCGGGGCGCGGGTGGTGGTCGCCGCGGGGCCGGACGGCAGCGTGTGGCCGGCGGACACGCGTCGGCTCGATCTCGCCGCCACCCCGGGCCTGTTGGTGTCGGGCGCGGCCCCGGCGGCTCACGAGGTGCCGGACGACTCCCCGGCGTACGTCGTCCCCCGCGCGGGGGTGACGGTCACCCGGCGCGACCTCGCCGACCGGGTGCGTGCGTGGGAGGACCGCGGCGTCTGTCCTCCGCTGCCCGCACGGGTGGCGTGGAACACGGACCTCGGCTCCGCCGCCCCGGTTCCGCAGTGGGTCCGGGTCTGCCGCGGCGACACCCTGCTGCTGCCGACCGGTGAACTGTCCGCCGATCCACGGTTGTTCGCGCGGTTCCTGAGCGCGTATGGGGCCACCGACCTCGACACCACCCCGTCCCACTGGGAGGTTCTGCGTCCGTACGTGGTGCCCGGAGGGAAGAGCGGCACCCCGCTGCGGCTGTTCCTCGACGGCGAGCCCACCTCCCAGGCCCCTGATGCGAACCTGCCCGCCGAAGCCCCGCAGTTCCTCGGCCTCTTCGAGAAGCTCGCCGGAACCACTCCGAACGCCACCGCCCTGCTGTTCGGGGAGGAAGCGGTCTCGTACGCGGAGCTCGACGCCCGCGCGAACCGGCTGGCCCATGTGCTGGCCGCGCGGGGCGCCGGGCCGGAGACGGTGGTCGCCTCGGCGCTCGACCGCTCGGTGGAGCTGGTCGTCGCGGTCCTGGCGGTGATGAAGTCCGGGGCCGCCCACCTTCCCGTGGACCCCGGTTACCCGGAGCCCCGCATCGCCCACATCCTGGGCGACGCGGCCCCCGCCCTGCTGCTCGCGGATGCGGGCACGGTCCTTCCGGCCGGCGTGGCGGTCCCCCGGGTCGACCTGGACGATCCGGAGACGCGCGCGGCGCTGCGGCGCGCCCCGGCGTCCGGCCCGCCGGACGGCGCCCGGCGGACGGCGGGCGACCTGCCCGCGTACGTCATCTACACCTCCGGGTCCACGGGCCTGCCCAAGGGCGTGGCCGTCACCCGTTCCGGTCTCGCCAACCTGGCCGCCCACCAGCGCGCCACCCTCGCGGTGGACGCCGGCAGCCGTGTCCTGCAGTTCGCCTCGCCCAGCTTCGACGCGTTCTTCTGGGAGCTGGCGATGACGCTGTCCGCGGGGGCCGCGCTCGTCCTGGCGCCCGCCCGCGGTCTGCTGCCCGGGCCCGGCCTGTGCCGTCTCGCCGACGAACGGCGGGTCACCCACGCGACCCTGCCCCCGTCGGTGCTGCGCGTCCTGACGCCCGACGCCCTCCCGCGCGTCCGTGTCCTGGTCGCCGCCGGTGAGGCCCTGGACGCGGGACTGCGGCGGCGCTGGGCTCCGGGGCGCACGCTGATCAACGCGTACGGGCCGACGGAGACCACGGTCTGCGCCACCATGAGCCGGCCCCTCACGGAGGACGCCGCCGTGCCGCCGATCGGCGGGGCGATCCGGAACACGCGCCTGCACGTCCTCGACGCCGCCCTGCGGCCGGTGCCCGCCGGAGTGGCGGGCGACCTGTACGTCGCGGGGGCGGGCCTGGCCCGCGGCTACCTCGGCCGGCCCGGTCTGACGGCGCAGCGCTTCGTCGCGGATCCGTACGGCCCGGCCGGGACGCGGATGTACCGCACCGGCGATCTGGCCCGCTGGAACACTTCGGGCGAACTGGAGTTCGCTGGACGTACGGACGATCAGGTCAAGGTGCGGGGACACCGGATCGAACCGGGCGAGATCGAGGCCCGGCTCACCGCCCACCCCCGGGTGTCCGCCGCCGCGGTGACCGTGCGCGAGGACCGGGACGGCGACCGGAGGCTCGTCGCCTACGTCCACCGTGACGCGCTCACGTCGGCACACCCGAGCGAGACGGACCGCGTCGCCGAGTGGCGGCGCGTCCACGACGCCGTACCGGACGAGGCCGAACCGGCCGCCTTCGGCGAGGACTTCACCGGGTGGAGGAGCGGATACGACGGCAGCGCGATTCCGGTGGAGAACCTGCGGGAGTGGCGCGACGCGACCGTACGCGGCATCCGCGCCCTTCGGCCGCGACGCATCCTCGAACTCGGCGTCGGCAGCGGTCTGTTGCTGTCGCAGCTCGCCTCCGAGGCGGAGACCTACTGGGGTCTCGACCTCTCGCCCCGGGTGATCGAACGGCTGCGCGCGCAGGTGGACGAGCGCCCGGATCTGGCCGGTCGGGTCGTCCTGCGCAGCGGACCGGCCGACGACCACGAGGGCGTCCCCCGCGGGTACTTCGACGCGGTCGTCCTCAACTCCGTCGTCCAGTACTTCCCCAGCGGGCGCTATCTCGCCCGGGTGCTCGCGCTCGCGGCGGCGGCCCTGGCTCCCGGTGGCTCGGTGTTCGTCGGCGACGTCCGGCACCGGGGCCTCGCGGACGTCTTCCACGGGGCCGTCGCGGCCCGCTCGACAGGCGCCGGGCCCGGGAGCGCCGAGCACCGCCGGGCCGTGGCCCGCGGCCTGGCCACGGAGCCGGAACTGCTGGTGGACCCGGAGTTCTTCCGGTCACTGACGGCCGCGGCGGAGGATCCCGGGCCGCTCTTCACGAGCTGCGACGTGCGGCTGAAGCGGGGCACCCACCACGACGAACTGACCCGCTACCGCTACGACGTGGTCCTGCGCCGCACCGGCGACGCGCGGCCGCGCAGCGGCGCGGTGACGGAACTGCTGTGGGGTGCGGACGTCCGTACCCTCGACGAGCTCGCCACCGCCCTGCGGGACCGCGCGCGGGACGCCGTACCCGTCCGGCTGGCCGGGGTGCCCAACGCGCGCCTCGCCGAGGATCTCCGCGCGTCGGGCGTGTCTCCCGTATCCGGCCAGGACCCTGAGGACCTGGCGCGCCTCGGGGAACGGCTCGGGTACCGCGTCGCGGTGCGCTGGTCCGCGAAGGCGGGACCCGATCACGTCGACGTCGAATTCGCCTGCGGGGAGCGGGACTTCCCCGAGGAGGCCGAGGCCGGGACCGGTCCGGCGGGGGATCCCGAGCGCCACGTCAACATGCCCTTCGCGATGTCCGACGACGCGGAGATCGCCGCGTCGGTCGGCGCGTGGGCGGCGGCGTACCTCCCCGGGTACATGGTGCCGTCCGCGATCGTCGTCCTGGACGAGTTCCCGCTCACCCCGCACGGCAAGCTCGACCGGGCCGCCCTGCCCGCCCCGGACGGGCCGCGCGGCGCCCGGCGCGGGACCGGCCGCCCTCCACGGACCCCTCAGGAAGCGGCCCTGTGCCGGATGTACGCGGAGATCCTCGGACTCCCCGCGCCGGAACCGACGGAACCGGCGGCGAGCCCTGCGGGCGAGGGCGCGCCAGGGGACACGGCGTACGCGGTGGGGGTCGACGACAACTTCTTCGAGCTCGGCGGCCATTCACTCCTCGTCACCCGGCTGGTGGGCCGGGTCCGCGCCGAGCTGGGGGTGGAGCTCCACGTGGGCGCGGTCTTCGACACACCCACACCGGCCGGCCTCGCGTCCCGGCTCACGGGAGCCCGCAAGGCGAGGCCCGCCCTGCGGAGGATGCCTCGCCCCGACTGA